One Drosophila subobscura isolate 14011-0131.10 chromosome U, UCBerk_Dsub_1.0, whole genome shotgun sequence DNA window includes the following coding sequences:
- the LOC117902805 gene encoding MKRN2 opposite strand protein encodes MSATTSTTTITSDPGILCFHHCNAKVFCFTLPHTCPHCNAPLDADADADVNEDAPSALDKGATAGPQSTATAARLLPFRLPYPFVRATQHPCAIVLRPSTGDFLNDYSNATDLHIAVTTSGGDIVEFDRDGLRRHRRDDNPREWWQSLLVGDVPEPWHDYWDEMLQQICAQSMRWSMASYEETSHNCYAFVLAFLQALGHGQLSEAAHSKTAFCEKYIVPRTTTAGKYISLYRRLRRNGVHVHRQQPKLRTKLRSSSSSANVCDGARSTGKVSPNGFSSNSIGIIGSRPRPKLCTIEE; translated from the exons aTGTCGGCAACGACAAGTACAACCACAATTACCTCAGATCCGGGCATCCTCTGTTTTCATCATTGCAACGCAAAAGTTTTCTGCTTCACTTTGCCCCACACTTGTCCCCATTGCAATGCGCCACTGGATGCAGATGCGGATGCAGATGTGAATGAGGATGCCCCATCCGCACTGGACAAGGGTGCCACAGCTGGACCTCAGTCGACAGCCACTGCCGCCCGCCTCCTGCCCTTCCGTCTGCCGTATCCCTTTGTGCGGGCCACACAGCACCCTTGCGCCATTGTCCTGCGTCCCTCCACTGGCGATTTTCTCAA CGATTACAGCAATGCGACCGATTTGCATATCGCAGTGACCACATCCGGCGGCGACATCGTGGAGTTCGATCGGGACGGACTGCGGCGGCATCGGCGGGACGATAATCCGCGCGAATGGTGGCAGAGTCTCCTGGTGGGTGATGTGCCCGAGCCCTGGCACGACTACTGGGACGAGATGCTGCAGCag ATTTGCGCACAATCCATGCGGTGGTCCATGGCCAGCTACGAGGAGACCAGCCACAACTGCTATGCCTTTGTCCTGGCCTTCCTCCAGGCCCTGGGCCATGGCCAGTTGAGCGAAGCGGCCCACAGCAAGACTGCCTTCTGTGAGAAGTACATTGTGCCCCGCACGACGACGGCGGGCAAGTACATCTCACTCTATCGCAGGCTGCGTCGCAACGGAGTCCATGTGCATCGACAGCAGCCGAAGCTTAGGACTAAGCTGAggtcctcctcatcatcagcGAATGTCTGTGATGGTGCGAGAAGCACCGGCAAAGTTTCACCAAATGGCTTTTCCAGCAACAGTATTGGCATTATCGGTTCACGGCCTCGTCCAAAGCTTTGCACCATCGAAGAGTGA
- the LOC117900930 gene encoding Golgi-associated plant pathogenesis-related protein 1 has protein sequence MSVKQFAQECLNVHNQYRALHHAPPLRLSAKLNALATNWAQYLLANNRMEHRQNSGYGENIYMAMGGNMSASDAVDSWYKEINQYNWHSPAFGMGTGHFTQVVWKNSTELGVGFAKRGNVIYVVCNYNPPGNYNNMFRENVLPRGH, from the exons ATGAGTGTGAAACAA TTTGCTCAGGAATGCCTCAATGTCCACAATCAATATCGCGCACTGCACCATGCCCCACCGCTAAGGCTGAGTGCCAAACTGAACGCATTGGCCACCAATTGGGCCCAG tatttgttggccaacaatCGCATGGAGCATCGGCAGAATAGCGGATATGGCGAGAACATTTACATGGCCATGGGTGGGAATATGTCTGCAAGCGATGCTGTGGATTCCTGGTACAAGGAGATCAATCAATACAATTGGCACAGTCCTGCTTTCGGAATGGGCACGGGACACTTCACCCAAGTCGTGTGGAAGAACTCCACAGAGTTGGGTGTGGGATTTGCCAAAAG AGGAAACGTCATCTATGTTGTGTGCAACTACAATCCGCCTGGAAACTACAACAATATGTTCCGCGAAAATGTCTTGCCCAGAGGTCactaa